The proteins below come from a single uncultured Dethiosulfovibrio sp. genomic window:
- a CDS encoding oligopeptide/dipeptide ABC transporter ATP-binding protein, with protein MGRLLEVTDLEQRFDLNTDFLSKLVFERGRLVKRERIVKAVNKVSFSMDKGEVFSIVGESGCGKSTVARTVIKLIEPKGGRIVYDGRDITGLSREEMLPLRKKMQMIFQDPYASLNPRQRVVDILTEPMMFHRAASSVEEAREKAMGLLSRVGIRPEQASRYPHQFSGGQRQRIGIARALAVEPEFIVADEPVSALDVSIQAQILNLMMDLKEELSLSYMFIAHDLSVVKHISDNLAVMYLGRIAEKGSKEHIFGNPLHPYTLALFSAIPRISGTSMRQGKNLEGEIPGAIDLPSGCFFHGRCPKAMDICSKTAPSEIEVEPGHKVSCHLYG; from the coding sequence ATGGGCCGCCTTCTGGAGGTAACAGACCTGGAACAACGGTTCGACCTGAACACCGATTTTTTAAGCAAGTTAGTTTTCGAGAGAGGTCGACTGGTCAAGAGGGAGAGGATCGTGAAGGCGGTCAATAAGGTCAGCTTCTCTATGGACAAAGGGGAGGTATTCTCTATCGTCGGAGAGTCGGGCTGCGGAAAGTCCACGGTAGCTAGGACTGTAATAAAGCTCATAGAGCCCAAAGGGGGCAGAATCGTCTACGACGGGAGGGATATCACCGGCCTTTCCAGGGAAGAGATGCTTCCTCTACGGAAAAAGATGCAGATGATCTTTCAGGACCCTTATGCGTCTCTGAACCCGAGACAGAGGGTGGTGGACATACTCACTGAGCCCATGATGTTCCACAGGGCGGCATCGTCGGTGGAGGAGGCAAGGGAGAAGGCCATGGGGCTTCTCAGCAGGGTAGGAATAAGGCCGGAACAGGCGTCTAGGTATCCCCACCAGTTCAGCGGAGGGCAGAGGCAGAGGATAGGCATAGCGAGGGCACTGGCGGTGGAGCCGGAGTTCATCGTGGCGGACGAGCCGGTTTCCGCACTGGACGTGTCGATTCAGGCCCAGATACTTAACCTTATGATGGACCTGAAGGAGGAGCTTTCTCTGTCCTATATGTTCATAGCCCACGATCTCTCGGTGGTGAAGCATATAAGCGACAACCTGGCGGTGATGTACCTAGGAAGGATAGCGGAGAAGGGGAGCAAGGAACACATATTCGGCAATCCCCTCCATCCCTACACCCTAGCACTGTTCTCCGCCATACCGAGGATATCGGGCACCTCCATGAGGCAGGGCAAAAACCTGGAGGGGGAGATACCTGGGGCGATAGACCTGCCGTCGGGATGCTTCTTCCACGGGCGATGCCCTAAGGCCATGGATATATGCTCCAAAACAGCCCCTAGTGAGATCGAGGTCGAGCCAGGACACAAGGTATCCTGCCACCTCTACGGATAG
- a CDS encoding ABC transporter ATP-binding protein yields MTKKLLEVKNLRTYFHTFKGTVKAVDDVSFWVDEGEILAIVGESGGGKSVTGFSVIRLIEEPGRIESGEILFEGKDLMGLSESQMNRVRGKDISMIFQDPMTSLNPVYTIGQQIEETLLLHTDMSPKERRSASIELLRSVGISNPESRLKAYPHQFSGGMRQRVVIAIALAANPKLIIADEPTTALDVTIQAQILRLMAELVRGKGRSLILVTHDLAVVSEMADRINVMYCGKVVESGPTRDVIDVSAHPYTKGLIGSIPDLERDKNRLDTIKGIVPNMFDLPKGCKFAPRCTRAQEICHVQEPEVIHMSQNHQVACHFPFREEVL; encoded by the coding sequence ATGACTAAAAAACTCCTGGAAGTTAAGAACCTGAGGACCTATTTTCACACCTTCAAAGGGACCGTCAAGGCGGTGGACGACGTGTCCTTCTGGGTGGACGAAGGGGAGATCCTGGCCATCGTCGGCGAGTCGGGCGGTGGAAAGTCGGTGACAGGCTTTTCCGTCATAAGGCTAATAGAGGAGCCCGGAAGGATAGAGTCGGGGGAAATCCTCTTCGAGGGGAAGGATCTGATGGGGCTGTCCGAGTCCCAGATGAACAGGGTCAGAGGCAAGGACATATCGATGATATTCCAGGATCCTATGACCTCCCTTAACCCGGTCTACACAATTGGGCAGCAGATCGAGGAGACCTTGCTACTCCACACAGATATGTCCCCAAAGGAGAGAAGGTCGGCTTCCATAGAGCTGTTGCGGTCGGTGGGCATATCCAACCCCGAGAGCCGGCTGAAGGCCTATCCCCACCAGTTCAGCGGCGGAATGAGACAGAGGGTGGTCATAGCCATAGCCCTGGCAGCGAACCCTAAGCTGATAATAGCCGACGAGCCCACGACCGCCCTGGATGTGACGATCCAGGCCCAGATATTGAGGCTTATGGCGGAGCTGGTCAGGGGCAAGGGACGGTCCCTTATACTGGTGACCCACGATCTGGCCGTGGTGTCCGAGATGGCGGACAGGATAAACGTCATGTACTGCGGCAAGGTGGTCGAGAGCGGCCCCACAAGGGACGTAATAGACGTAAGCGCCCATCCCTACACGAAGGGGCTCATAGGCTCGATCCCCGACCTGGAGAGGGATAAAAACAGGCTGGACACCATAAAGGGCATAGTCCCCAACATGTTCGACCTGCCAAAGGGCTGCAAGTTCGCCCCGAGATGCACCAGGGCCCAAGAGATATGTCACGTTCAGGAACCGGAGGTTATTCATATGTCTCAGAACCATCAGGTAGCCTGTCATTTTCCCTTTAGAGAGGAGGTCCTTTAG